The genome window TCACCTTCTCGACGCTCGCCTCCCGTCTGCGCGAACTGGCGTTCCTCAACTCCGGCGTCGCCATCACCATCGCCGACGAGCGCGACGGCGAATCGGAGACGTTCGCCTACGACGGCGGCATCCGCGAGTTCGTCGAGTACCTGAACGAGACCAAGGACCCGCTCCACCGCGACATCATCTACTTCGAGGACGAGGAGGAAATCGCGGAGGGAACGGTCCAGGTCGAAATCGCCATGCAGGGGACCGACGACCTCCAGGGTTCGATTCACGCCTTCGCCAACAACATCAACACACGCGAGGGCGGGACACACCTCACGGGGTTCAAGACATCGCTGACACGCGTGGTCAACGACTACGCGACGGACAACAATCTGCTGAAAGACTTAGACGATACGCTCAAAGGCGACGACATCCGCGAGGGACTGACGGCTGTCATCTCTGTCAAGCATCCCGACCCACAGTTCGAAGGGCAGACCAAGACGAAACTCGGCAACAGCGAGGTCCGCGGCATCGTCGAATCGGCGATGCACGACGGCCTGGCGACCTTCTTCGAGGAGAACCCCGACACGGCCGAGGCCATCGTCGGCAAGGCCGTCGAGGCCGCGAAGGCACGGAAGGCCGCACAGAAGGCCGAGGAGCTCACCCGCCGGAAGTCGGCGCTCGACTCGACGGCGTTGCCCGGGAAACTGGCCGACTGCCAGACCCGCGACCCCGAGGAGGCCGAACTGTTCATCGCCGAGGGCGACTCCGCGGGCGGCAGCGCCAAGCAGGGCCGGAACCCGGAGTTCCAGGCCATCCTCCCCATCAAGGGGAAGATTCTGAACGTGGAGAAACACCGGCTGGACCGGATTCTGGAGAACAACGAGATACGGAACCTCATCACCGCCCTCGGGACCGGCATCGGCGACGAGTTCGACATCGACGACCTCCGCTACGAGAAAATCATCCTGATGACCGACGCCGACGTGGACGGGGCACACATCCGGACGCTCCTGTTGACGCTGTTCTACCGGCACATGAAGCCGCTGCTGGAGGCCGGCTACGTCTACGCCTCCCAGCCGCCGCTGTACCGGATTCGCTACCGCGGGGACACCTACGACGCGATGACGGACGCGGAGCGCGACCAGATTATCGAGGAGAAGTGCAACGGCAACCCCACCCAGGTCCAGCGGTTCAAGGGGCTGGGAGAGATGAACCCCGAACAGCTCTGGGAGACGACGATGAACCCCGACAACCGGATTCTCAAGCAGATAACCATCGAGGACGCCGCGGCCGCCGACAAGATGTTCAACGTCCTGATGGGCGACGCCGTCGAACCGCGCAAGGAGTTCATCAAGGAGCACTCGCCTGAAGCGGAGTGGGTCGACATATGAGCTCCGACGCCAACGACGCGAACGCCCCGGCAGAGCAGATAAAACACGTCCGCATCGAGGACGAGATGGAGCAGTCCTACATCGACTACGCGATGTCGGTCATCGCGGGGCGGGCGCTCCCGGACGTCCGCGACGGCCTCAAGCCCGTCCACCGGCGCATCCTCTACGCGATGCACGAGATGGGCGTCTCCTCGAACTCCGCCCACCGGAAGTCCTCCTCGATTGTCGGGGACACGATGGGTGACTACCACCCACACGGCGACTCGGCCATCTACGACACGCTCGTCCGGATGGCACAGGACTTCTCGATGCGCTACCCGCTCGTCGACGGACAGGGGAACTTCGGTTCGATGGACGGCGACCCGGCCGCGGCGATGCGGTACACGGAGGCCCGGATGGCCCCTCTCGCCGAGGAACTGCTCGAAGACATCGAGAAAGACACCGTCGACTTCTCGGGCAACTACGACGACCGCCTGCAGGAACCGGACGTGCTGCCGGCGAAGGTCCCGAACCTCCTGCTCAACGGCTCGTCTGGCATCGCCGTCGGGATGTCGACCAACATCCCGCCGCACAACCTCGGCGAACTGGTCGACGCGACGGTCCACCTGCTTCAGAACCCCGACTGCACCGTCGAGGACCTGATGGACCACGTCAAGGGACCGGACTTCCCGACCGGCGGCAACATCGTCGGCCGCGACGCCATCTACTCGGCGTACGCGACCGGCCGCGGCCGCCTCCGCGTCCGCGCGGAGTACGAGGTCGACCCCGAGGCGGGCCGTATCGTCATCACCGAACTCCCCTACCAGGAGAACAAGGCCCGCGTCGTCGAGCGCATCGCCGACGACGTGAACGAGGGGAAAATCGAGGGCATCTCGGACCTGCGCGACGAGTCCGACCGCAACGGCGTCCGCATCGTCGTCGAACTCAAGCGCGGCGCGAACGTCGACGTGGTCGAGAACCGCCTGCTCGACCACCACCTCGAATCCACGTTCGGCGTCATCAACCTCGCGCTGGTCGACGGGCAGCCCCAGGTCCTCTCGCTGAAGGAGAGCCTCCAGCACTACGTCGACCACCGCCGCGAGGTCGTCCGTCGGCGCTCCGAGTACGACCTCGCCGAGGCAGAGGAGCGCGCCCACATCCTCGAAGGTCGGCTGAAGGCCCTGAACAATGTCGAGGACGTGGTCGAACTCATCCGCGACAGCGAGGACCGCGACGCCGCCCGGGCCGGCCTGCAGGACTCGTTCGAGTTCTCCGAGGAGCAGGCCGCCCACATCGTCCGGATGCAACTCGGCTCGCTCACATCGATGGAGGCCGCCGAAATCGAAGACGAGTACGAGGAGGTCCAGGACACCATCGACTACCTCGAATCCGTCCTCGACAGCCGCGCGAAGCTCGACGGCGTCATCGCCGACGAACTCCGCGCGGTCAAAGACGAGTACGACGACGACCGCCGGACCA of Haloarcula sp. DT43 contains these proteins:
- the gyrB gene encoding DNA topoisomerase (ATP-hydrolyzing) subunit B, which gives rise to MSGESDEYGAKSIQTLEGLEAVQKRPAMYIGSTDARGLHHLVYEVVDNAIDEALAGYCDNIDVTIHDDGSVSVTDDGRGIPVDTHEEHGRPAVEVVMTILHAGGKFDNKSYQVSGGLHGVGVSVVNALSKWLEVEVRRDGAVWKQRFDHGKPEYDLKRVRDLDSDEETGTTVRFWPDDDIFETDEFTFSTLASRLRELAFLNSGVAITIADERDGESETFAYDGGIREFVEYLNETKDPLHRDIIYFEDEEEIAEGTVQVEIAMQGTDDLQGSIHAFANNINTREGGTHLTGFKTSLTRVVNDYATDNNLLKDLDDTLKGDDIREGLTAVISVKHPDPQFEGQTKTKLGNSEVRGIVESAMHDGLATFFEENPDTAEAIVGKAVEAAKARKAAQKAEELTRRKSALDSTALPGKLADCQTRDPEEAELFIAEGDSAGGSAKQGRNPEFQAILPIKGKILNVEKHRLDRILENNEIRNLITALGTGIGDEFDIDDLRYEKIILMTDADVDGAHIRTLLLTLFYRHMKPLLEAGYVYASQPPLYRIRYRGDTYDAMTDAERDQIIEEKCNGNPTQVQRFKGLGEMNPEQLWETTMNPDNRILKQITIEDAAAADKMFNVLMGDAVEPRKEFIKEHSPEAEWVDI
- the gyrA gene encoding DNA gyrase subunit A, yielding MSSDANDANAPAEQIKHVRIEDEMEQSYIDYAMSVIAGRALPDVRDGLKPVHRRILYAMHEMGVSSNSAHRKSSSIVGDTMGDYHPHGDSAIYDTLVRMAQDFSMRYPLVDGQGNFGSMDGDPAAAMRYTEARMAPLAEELLEDIEKDTVDFSGNYDDRLQEPDVLPAKVPNLLLNGSSGIAVGMSTNIPPHNLGELVDATVHLLQNPDCTVEDLMDHVKGPDFPTGGNIVGRDAIYSAYATGRGRLRVRAEYEVDPEAGRIVITELPYQENKARVVERIADDVNEGKIEGISDLRDESDRNGVRIVVELKRGANVDVVENRLLDHHLESTFGVINLALVDGQPQVLSLKESLQHYVDHRREVVRRRSEYDLAEAEERAHILEGRLKALNNVEDVVELIRDSEDRDAARAGLQDSFEFSEEQAAHIVRMQLGSLTSMEAAEIEDEYEEVQDTIDYLESVLDSRAKLDGVIADELRAVKDEYDDDRRTSIIEDEGQVTHEDLIPEEDCVVVITEDDYIKRMPVANFDPQNRGGKGIIGADPKEGDRVSKVFRANSHDYLLCFTNQGQVYRLKTYEIPEMSRTARGKSAVNLIDLDDGEELTAVVSTDEFEDDECITMVTRNGYVKRTCCTEFENILSTGIRAAKLEDGDELVDVEVTDGTGDLVIATEAGMTIRFDEGEVSEMGRSARGVNGIKLQGDDRVAGMVATDDDDPRSLLTVTEHGFGKRTKLDEYRTQSRYGKGLIDIKTDDRNGRVSTAKAVTDEDHLVIMSETGQIMRIRAGDVSQVGRNTKGVTIMELDDDDRVASVTVVPAATDE